A genomic window from Punica granatum isolate Tunisia-2019 chromosome 2, ASM765513v2, whole genome shotgun sequence includes:
- the LOC116196515 gene encoding probable carboxylesterase 12, whose product MESEIAYDFPPMARIYKDGRVERLMGTATVPASLDEKTGVNSKDIVISPESGLSARLYIPKLPGSTGVPRKLSLLVYFHGGGFIIESTQSPAYHNYLNALVSEAEVVVVSVEYRRAPERPLPVAYDDCWAALGWVGFHAKGQGPEEWLNLFADLDRVFLSGDSAGANIAHNIAVRHGAEKIDGIGLSGIILVHPFFWGTEPVGSESSEAEVRDRVAAIWKFVSPGSVDGVDDPLMNPGKDPKLSGLGCSRVLVWVAEQDFLKDRGWYYGEVLRKSGWGGEVEVVETKGENHVFHLFYPTCDNAVDMMKRVVAFLDEDKK is encoded by the coding sequence ATGGAGTCCGAGATCGCGTATGACTTCCCTCCGATGGCTCGGATATACAAGGATGGCAGGGTTGAGAGGCTGATGGGTACTGCCACGGTGCCCGCCTCCCTCGACGAGAAGACTGGGGTCAATTCCAAGGACATCGTGATATCGCCCGAGTCAGGCTTATCTGCCCGTCTCTACATCCCGAAGCTCCCTGGCTCCACTGGTGTTCCTCGGAAGCTCTCTTTACTGGTCTACTTCCACGGGGGAGGCTTCATAATCGAGTCCACCCAGTCCCCAGCCTACCACAACTACCTCAATGCCCTTGTCTCTGAGGCTGAGGTAGTTGTTGTGTCGGTCGAATATAGAAGAGCCCCTGAGCGCCCTCTCCCGGTGGCTTACGATGACTGCTGGGCAGCCCTGGGATGGGTTGGATTCCATGCCAAGGGGCAGGGCCCGGAGGAGTGGCTCAATCTCTTTGCTGACCTTGATAGGGTGTTCCTGTCGGGTGATAGTGCCGGTGCTAACATAGCCCACAACATCGCAGTGAGGCACGGTGCAGAAAAGATTGATGGAATTGGGCTCTCGGGGATCATTCTGGTGCATCCATTCTTCTGGGGGACTGAGCCTGTGGGTTCAGAGTCGAGCGAGGCCGAGGTGAGGGACCGTGTGGCCGCCATATGGAAGTTCGTGAGCCCAGGATCCGTGGATGGGGTGGATGACCCACTAATGAACCCGGGCAAGGACCCGAAGCTGTCAGGGCTGGGGTGTTCTCGGGTTCTGGTGTGGGTGGCGGAGCAGGACTTCCTGAAGGACCGGGGTTGGTATTACGGTGAGGTGCTGAGGAAGAGCGGGTGGGGAGGAGAGGTGGAGGTAGTGGAGACGAAGGGGGAGAACCATGTGTTCCACCTCTTCTACCCGACCTGCGACAATGCCGTCGACATGATGAAGAGAGTGGTTGCTTTCCTGGACGAGGACAAGAAGTAG
- the LOC116196514 gene encoding probable carboxylesterase 1: MGSLCRPLSHFLVRHSPIPQPLLRIPAFGPGLRPRAFSGGADIAHEFRFFRVYKDGRIERSHQPNRKIPPSTDPSTGVQSKDVVISSEPPISARVFLPRIRDPARKLPVLFYVHGGGFCFESAFSPDIHNYVSTVTAEAEALAISVEYRLALEQPIPACYDDSWAALQWATSHADGSGPDRWLNCHADFDRLFLAGDSAGGNIVHDLAVRVGSGGLEGRPAEVAGMVMVHPYFGGTEDDAMWLYMCPENGGLEDRRLRPGPGELQRIGCRRVLVFVAEKDHLREVGARYVEELRKSGWGGSVELLENEGEEHCFHISDLKCDKAVGLIRKFASFIKAN; this comes from the coding sequence ATGGGGTCTCTCTGCCGCCCACTCTCTCACTTCCTCGTACGACACAGCCCCATTCCCCAGCCGTTGCTCCGAATCCCCGCGTTTGGCCCCGGCCTTCGGCCCCGCGCATTCTCCGGCGGCGCCGATATTGCCCATGAGTTCCGCTTCTTCCGTGTCTACAAGGACGGCCGCATCGAGAGGTCCCACCAGCCCAACCGCAAGATCCCACCTTCtaccgacccctccaccggcGTCCAGTCCAAGGACGTCGTCATATCCTCCGAACCCCCCATCTCCGCCCGGGTCTTCCTTCCTCGGATCCGTGACCCTGCACGGAAACTTCCCGTCCTGTTCTACGTCCATGGCGGCGGCTTCTGCTTCGAGTCCGCCTTCTCCCCTGACATCCACAACTACGTCAGCACCGTCACCGCGGAGGCCGAGGCGTTGGCAATCTCCGTCGAGTACAGGCTGGCGCTGGAGCAACCCATCCCCGCCTGCTACGACGACTCGTGGGCTGCACTTCAGTGGGCAACCTCCCACGCCGACGGCTCCGGGCCCGACCGGTGGCTAAACTGCCATGCCGATTTTGACCGCTTGTTTCTAGCTGGGGACAGTGCTGGGGGTAATATAGTTCATGATCTTGCAGTCCGGGTTGGGTCTGGCGGGTTAGAGGGCAGGCCGGCTGAGGTGGCGGGAATGGTGATGGTGCACCCGTACTTTGGGGGAACCGAGGACGACGCAATGTGGCTTTATATGTGCCCGGAGAACGGTGGGTTGGAGGACCGGAGGCTGAGGCCGGGTCCAGGGGAGCTGCAGAGGATCGGGTGTCGGCGAGTTTTGGTGTTCGTGGCAGAGAAGGACCATCTGAGGGAGGTGGGGGCAAGGTATGTGGAGGAGCTGAGGAAGAGCGGATGGGGAGGGAGCGTGGAGTTGTTGGAAAATGAAGGGGAAGAGCATTGCTTCCATATTAGTGACCTCAAGTGTGATAAAGCTGTTGGTCTGATAAGAAAGTTTGCGTCTTTCATCAAGGCAAATTGA
- the LOC116196516 gene encoding probable carboxylesterase 12 yields the protein MASADSEIIHEFRFFRVYKDDRVQLFKPPVEKIPPFDDPATGVRSKDVTISSDPPVSARLFLPKTAAAPGCSKLPLLFYLHGGGFCMQSAFSRQHHGFVAAVVAAADCVAVSVEYGLFPDRPLPACYEDSWAALQWVAAKQDPWIAEHVDLDRVFIAGNSAGGNISHTLACRVGSIRLSGVKVVGVILVHPYFGGTGDDRMWLYMCPTNAGLEDPRLKPSTADLARLGCERVLVFVAEKDHLMEVGIRYVEELKKSGWGGNVELVKNVGEPHSFHMSDPNYEKAVELKNKFASFIRP from the exons ATGGCCTCTGCCGACAGCGAGATCATCCACGAGTTCCGCTTCTTCAGGGTCTACAAGGACGACCGCGTCCAACTCTTCAAGCCTCCTGTCGAGAAGATCCCGCCATTCGATGACCCTGCCACAGGGGTCCGCTCCAAAGACGTCACCATCTCCTCCGACCCGCCCGTCTCCGCCCGCCTCTTCCTCCCCAAGACCGCTGCCGCTCCCGGCTGCTCCAAGCTCCCACTTCTGTTTTACCTCCACGGTGGCGGCTTCTGTATGCAGTCCGCCTTCTCTCGCCAGCACCACGGCTTTGTTGCTGCTGTGGTGGCAGCGGCTGACTGTGTGGCAGTCTCAGTAGAGTACGGGCTTTTCCCGGACCGGCCCCTTCCCGCCTGTTATGAAGACTCGTGGGCTGCCCTCCAGTGGGTAGCGGCCAAGCAAGACCCGTGGATTGCCGAACACGTGGATCTCGACAGGGTGTTCATTGCCGGGAACAGCGCAGGAGGAAATATATCCCACACTTTGGCGTGTCGAGTCGGGTCAATCAGGTTGTCTGGGGTGAAG GTGGTTGGGGTCATACTGGTCCATCCATACTTTGGTGGCACGGGCGACGACAGGATGTGGCTCTACATGTGCCCAACAAACGCCGGACTCGAGGACCCAAGGCTAAAGCCATCGACTGCAGACCTGGCGAGGCTTGGGTGCGAGAGGGTTCTGGTTTTCGTGGCGGAGAAGGATCACCTGATGGAGGTGGGGATCAGGTATGTTGAGGAGCTGAAGAAGAGTGGTTGGGGAGGGAATGTGGAATTGGTAAAGAACGTTGGGGAGCCCCATTCCTTCCACATGTCTGACCCCAACTATGAGAAGGCTGTGGAGTTGAAGAACAAGTTTGCTTCTTTCATCAGGCCATAG
- the LOC116197557 gene encoding probable carboxylesterase 12 — translation MASADGEIAHKFRFFHVYKDGNIKFFFPSIEKIPPFEDPATGVRSKDVTISSDPPVSVRLFLPKAAAAPGGSKLPLLFYIHGGAFHMQSAFSHQYHSFVAAVAAQANCVAVSVEYGLFPDRPIPACYEDSWAALQWVATRQDPWIAEHADLNRVFLAGDSAGGNILYNLAARVGSVGLPGAKVVGAILVHPYFGGTEDDHMWLFMCPTNGGMEDPRLKPAKEDLARLGCERVLVFVAEKDHLMEVGIRYVEELKKSGWGGSVELVKNLGEEHCFHLFDPKYEKAVELKNKFVSFITQ, via the exons ATGGCCTCCGCCGACGGCGAGATCGCCCACAAGTTCCGCTTCTTCCACGTCTACAAGGACGGCAACATCAAGTTCTTCTTCCCTTCCATCGAGAAGATCCCACCATTCGAGGACCCCGCCACCGGGGTCCGTTCCAAGGACGTCACCATCTCCTCCGACCCGCCCGTCTCCGTCCGCCTCTTCCTCCCCAAGGCCGCCGCCGCCCCCGGCGGCAGCAAGCTCCCCCTCCTCTTCTACATCCACGGCGGTGCCTTCCACATGCAGTCCGCCTTCTCCCACCAATACCACAGCTTTGTCGCCGCCGTGGCCGCTCAGGCCAACTGCGTCGCGGTCTCGGTGGAGTACGGGCTCTTCCCGGACCGTCCCATTCCGGCCTGTTACGAAGACTCGTGGGCTGCCCTCCAGTGGGTCGCGACGAGGCAAGACCCTTGGATAGCCGAACACGCCGATCTCAACAGAGTCTTCCTCGCGGGGGACAGCGCCGGAGGGAACATTTTGTACAATTTAGCAGCACGGGTGGGGTCGGTCGGGTTGCCCGGCGCCAAG GTTGTCGGGGCGATACTGGTTCATCCGTACTTTGGGGGCACGGAAGATGATCACATGTGGCTCTTCATGTGCCCCACGAACGGCGGGATGGAGGACCCAAGGTTGAAGCCGGCGAAGGAGGACCTGGCGAGGCTGGGGTGCGAGAGGGTGCTGGTGTTCGTGGCCGAAAAGGATCACCTGATGGAGGTGGGGATAAGGTACGTTGAGGAGCTGAAGAAGAGCGGATGGGGAGGGAGTGTGGAGCTGGTGAAGAACTTGGGGGAGGAGCACTGCTTTCACCTGTTCGATCCCAAGTACGAGAAGGCCGTCGAGCTGAAGAACAAGTTCGTCTCCTTCATCACGCAATAG
- the LOC116193530 gene encoding uncharacterized protein LOC116193530 codes for MADDLCSSFTKDCFNLKSVKKSPLVLRMIVLVFAMVCGVYICSICLKQIGTQTTAGFLNVQVVNRPCAEPAVEPWEIPYLHYPKPKTFSRTECACNPVRNFAILSMQRSGSGWFETLLNNHTNISSNGEIFSVKIRRRNVSTIFETLDKIYNLDWLSSASKNECTAAVGLKWMLNQGLMQHHKEIVDYFKTNGVSAIFLFRRNLLRRMISVLANSYDRDNKLLNGTHKSHVHSPHEAEILASYKPTLNATLLIKDLKQVQDTTAKALEYFKSTRHIVLYYEDIVKNRTKLVDVLEFLKVPYRELKSRQVKIHKGSLSSQVQNWDDVQKTLKGTEYESFLHADYRK; via the exons ATGGCCGACGATCTCTGCTCCTCCTTCACCAAG GACTGTTTTAACCTAAAGTCTGTCAAGAAGTCGCCCTTGGTGCTTCGTATGATCGTTTTGGTGTTTGCCATGGTATGTGGCGTTTATATTTGCTCCATTTGTCTAAAGCAAATCGGCACCCAAACCACGGCTGGGTTTTTGAATGTGCAAGTGGTTAATAGGCCGTGCGCTGAACCTGCCGTTGAGCCATGGGAAATTCCCTATCTGCACTACCCAAAACCGAAAACTTTTAGCAG GACGGAATGTGCATGCAATCCTGTCCGGAACTTCGCCATTCTGTCGATGCAGAGGTCTGGAAGTGGATGGTTCGAAACCTTGCTCAATAATCATACCAATATTAGCTCAAATGGGGAAATTTTCTCCGTTAAAATTAGGAGGAGAAATGTCTCTACAATTTTCGAGACTTTGGATAAAATCTATAACCTCGACTGGCTCAGTAGTGCCTCAAAGAATGAGTGCACAGCTGCTGTTGGCCTGAAGTGGATGCTCAATCAG GGGCTCATGCAGCACCACAAAGAGATAGTAGACTACTTTAAGACCAATGGTGTCTCAGCAATATTTCTCTTCAGAAGAAATCTGTTGCGGAGGATGATATCAGTTCTTGCAAATTCTTATGATCGTGATAACAAATTACTGAACGGCACTCACAAGTCTCACGTGCATTCACCCCATGAG GCAGAGATCCTTGCAAGCTACAAACCTACATTGAATGCTACATTACTGATAAAAGACTTGAAGCAAGTACAAGATACAACTGCTAAAGCTCTGGAGTACTTCAAGAGCACTCGGCATATTGTGCTGTACTATGAGGACATAGTGAAAAACCGCACA AAATTGGTAGATGTGCTAGAGTTCCTCAAGGTTCCCTATCGGGAGCTAAAGAGCCGGCAGGTGAAGATACATAAAGGTTCCTTGTCCAGTCAGGTCCAGAACTGGGATGATGTCCAGAAGACCCTTAAAGGAACGGAGTATGAGAGCTTTCTCCACGCAGATTATCGGAAGTGA
- the LOC116193528 gene encoding pentatricopeptide repeat-containing protein At5g39710 — protein sequence MPLPMPRIHRRPPSPLFSPPDALLADKAITYLRRHPHCLSYLSRIFTPEAASALLLKSQNDQSLTLKFVGWARPHRFFNPYCKCLALHVLTRFKLYKTAQSLAEALALETQGEPEDPVFSHLRDSHDLCSSSSSVFDLVVKSYSHLHMVDRARDFVGRVKSHGFMPGVLSYNAILDAMIRSRKSVKSVEEVYGDMTKTGISPNVFTYNILMRGFCGAGNMEMGLSIFREMENKGCLPNVVTYNTLIDAYCKSGKIGAANELLRSMESKNLEPNLISYNMIINGLCRGGRMKETSEVLSRMSRYGLVPDEVTYNTLVNGYCKEGNFHEALMLHAEMLRNGLSPNVITYTSLINSMCKARNLNRAMEFLDQMRNRGLHPNQMTYTTLIDGFSQQGFLKEAYRVVEEMRENGFSPTIVTYNALINGHCVLGRMEEAIGVIRDMEKDGIAPDVVSYCTVIAGFCKHRDLDKAFEMKREMSDKGIAADAITYSSLIQGLCGMRRLAEACDLFQEMFRVGLFPDEYAYTTLINAYCAEGNLSEAMVLHNEMIRKGFLPDVVTYSVLINGLNKKARTREAKRLLLKLFYDESVPDDVTYDTLIENCAGVEFESVVALLKGFCMKGLMNEADRVFNSMLQRNYKPNEAVYNIIIHGHCRGGSVQKAFSLYKEMVREGLVPHTVTVMALIKALHGKEMNDELTKVIGNTMRSCKLADAELAKVLVEINHKEGNMDALFNVLSEMARNGLLPNSGRTAYAG from the coding sequence ATGCCACTCCCCATGCCCCGAATTCACCGGCGTCCACCTTCTCCCCTCTTCTCCCCGCCCGACGCTCTCCTCGCCGACAAGGCAATCACGTACCTCAGGCGCCACCCCCACTGCCTCAGCTACCTCTCCCGCATCTTCACCCCTGAGGCCGCCTCCGCTTTGCTCCTCAAATCCCAGAACGACCAGTCCCTGACACTGAAGTTCGTCGGCTGGGCCAGGCCCCATCGGTTCTTCAACCCCTACTGCAAGTGCCTCGCGCTCCACGTCCTCACCCGCTTCAAGCTCTACAAGACCGCCCAGTCACTCGCGGAGGCCCTCGCGCTCGAGACGCAGGGCGAGCCCGAGGACCCGGTATTTTCGCATCTTAGAGATTCCCATGACCTGTGCAGTTCCAGCTCCTCCGTGTTTGATCTGGTCGTGAAGTCCTATTCTCACTTGCATATGGTCGACAGAGCTCGGGACTTCGTCGGCCGAGTGAAGTCTCACGGGTTTATGCCCGGTGTCCTCTCGTATAATGCGATTTTGGATGCCATGATTAGATCTAGGAAGTCGGTTAAGTCCGTTGAAGAGGTATATGGGGACATGACTAAGACTGGGATTTCGCCGAATGTGTTTACCTACAACATTCTGATGAGGGGTTTCTGCGGAGCGGGGAACATGGAAATGGGTTTGAGTATTTTCAGGGAAATGGAGAATAAGGGTTGTTTGCCGAATGTGGTCACTTACAATACCTTGATTGATGCGTATTGCAAATCAGGGAAGATTGGTGCTGCGAATGAATTGTTGAGATCAATGGAGTCGAAGAACTTGGAGCCGAATTTGATTTCATATAACATGATCATCAACGGGCTGTGTCGAGGAGGGAGGATGAAGGAGACCAGTGAGGTTCTCAGCAGAATGAGCCGGTATGGTTTGGTTCCCGACGAGGTTACATATAATACCCTTGTGAACGGGTATTGTAAGGAGGGTAACTTTCATGAAGCGCTTATGTTGCATGCCGAGATGCTAAGAAATGGGCTATCGCCCAATGTGATTACTTACACTTCCTTGATTAATAGCATGTGTAAGGCTAGGAATCTAAACAGGGCAATGGAGTTTCTTGATCAGATGCGTAACCGGGGGCTGCATCCTAATCAGATGACCTACACGACATTGATCGATGGTTTCTCACAACAGGGGTTTTTGAAAGAGGCGTACCGGGTGGTGGAGGAAATGAGGGAGAATGGATTCTCACCTACCATTGTTACATACAATGCTCTGATTAACGGACATTGCGTGTTGGGAAGAATGGAGGAAGCTATTGGAGTTATTCGTGATATGGAGAAAGATGGGATTGCTCCTGATGTTGTCAGCTACTGTACGGTTATAGCTGGATTCTGCAAGCACCGGGATTTGGATAAGGCatttgaaatgaaaagggAGATGTCCGATAAGGGCATCGCAGCTGATGCCATCACTTATTCATCTCTAATTCAAGGGCTTTGTGGAATGAGAAGACTTGCCGAAGCTTGTGACCTCTTTCAAGAAATGTTCCGGGTTGGACTATTTCCTGATGAATATGCTTACACAACCCTAATAAATGCGTATTGTGCAGAAGGGAATCTGAGTGAGGCTATGGTCTTGCACAATGAGATGATCAGGAAAGGTTTCCTTCCCGATGTGGTAACCTACAGTGTCCTGATCAATGGACTCAATAAAAAAGCCCGGACAAGAGAAGCCAAGAGGCTTCTGCTTAAATTGTTCTATGATGAATCCGTTCCAGATGATGTCACATATGATACGCTGATAGAAAATTGCGCAGGTGTGGAATTCGAAAGTGTGGTAGCTCTGCTGAAAGGGTTCTGTATGAAGGGTCTGATGAACGAAGCAGATAGAGTTTTCAATTCAATGCTTCAGAGGAATTATAAACCTAATGAAGCAGTTTATAATATCATCATACACGGTCATTGCAGGGGAGGAAGCGTTCAGAAGGCATTTAGTTTGTACAAGGAAATGGTTCGTGAAGGTCTTGTCCCTCATACTGTTACCGTTATGGCACTAATTAAAGCACTGCATgggaaggagatgaatgatgAGTTGACCAAAGTTATCGGGAACACAATGAGAAGCTGTAAGCTTGCTGATGCTGAACTTGCTAAGGTCCTTGTTGAGATCAACCATAAGGAAGGAAATATGGATGCCTTGTTCAATGTGCTATCCGAGATGGCAAGGAACGGGCTCCTTCCGAACAGTGGAAGAACCGCTTATGCTGGGTGA